The Leishmania braziliensis MHOM/BR/75/M2904 complete genome, chromosome 30 genome segment CGTGAGGAGCGTAAACGCTGCCTTAGGCTCTTCCATGAGACAGAACTCTTTGCAAAGAGCACAAAAGAGGGCTCGTAGTTGCATTTTTGTATCGACAGTCAGCCTAGTAAGCCTGTACTCTGTTCTTTTTTTATTTGCCCGTGATATTATTGTGTCGATGTTGTGCCTCTTCGGAGTCTATCAGGGGCAGACACGGTGTTGCAACATACGTGCGTGGGGCGTTACCCACTCTCCATTTCTTGTGTATTTTCCAACTGTCTTTGCTTTTGCTTGAATATGCTCAacgtcttttttttttccgccgGTTGGCATACTTGCTGTGGCGCTCTGCAGGTGGCGCGCGACGTTTGTGTTAGTCTCTTTTTGTGGAGCACCGTCACATCACTCTTGGGTCCCGTCGGTATTCCGCTTGAATCGACGGAGAAGTGGTGGcggactctctctctctccgtgtatgtgtgtattCGTGTCGTGAAGGGTACAGAGGCAGCTGAATCTCTATGGTTTAGCTTTGCTGCGTCACCACCGCACTCTCACGCCCATCATCATCCATCGGCACGAACGAAACAGCGCGGGAAAGTACGGAGACGCTGCGGACGTGATTGTATCAAGGCGGCGAGGCCGTCCTCTACTGGTGTATGGGGGTTCGCGGTCATTTTTCAAGCTGCTCACCATCATCCGGCTTTGCCGTTGTTCTGCCATTGTGcttcggtggtggtgcggcggcCGATTTGGTTATCTTTTGTCGGTGTCTCTcctgcctcccctctttgtttctcaCCTTTGTaccgtctctcttctctggaTTTTCGGTTGTGCTAGTGacctttttctctcttcttttcttggCTCTATGAGTGGTGTGATGGGTCTCTGAATAGCGACACAAACTGGACTAACCGCATCGTACCAAGTGAACGCATCACGCTTATGTGACGGAAGACAGCGTGTAGTgcgcttccctcctctccactgACTCAATCGGACATGAAGTCCCGCCTTGCCTTTCCCTTACCCAGTGAAGAGAGCCGCTAGAGCGATGGCACTGCTCGTCCTAATGACTGATTCATCGTCCTGTGATTCACCCTAGAAGATGGGTCTCCGTGCTGGAGTGATCCATCGCGGCAGGAACAACACCGCGCCTCCGCAGTCGCCGGGCTGCATCACTCTTATACTTCTTCGCAGAAACTCCACCTACCCattctccccttccccaacAACCCCTTCATCCCGTCTCATGGTGTTCACTGGGGCGGCGCATATTGTTTGTTGTTTTACTCATCGGAGTTGGTTCTCTTTGTGTAGGCACGCTGTGACACGTGCTTTGAAGTGCTATTCACTCAAGCACGCGACCATACTGTGTGCGATCAGCCATCTTGCGTTCAAGCCGGCGCTTACTCGTGCCTCGTTATACACCTAGCTCTAACCTTCGACAAgctctctgtttttttttttgctttgaATGCATTGCATcatttcccccttttctcctaTCATTGAGCCTCCTCTCATCGACTTCTTCTTGTCTCCGCACGTTCCTTCTCGTTTTaaccacctcctctgcttgTTTCTCTTGTCCACGTCTGCAGTGTCGTTACCCTCAGCGTCATTCTCGCTTCCGCTTTGACTAGGGAGTGCCACTAGTGGTTCTCATTGTTTCTGTCGttcgccgccccccccccttgcccACGCGAGTATCTTTTTTGTTCACCCGGCTCGCTTCCCGTATTTCATATCTGTCACCGCCAACATGCTCAACAGTGTTTCTACCGACGCCAGTAGCATGGCGAGCGCCATCAGTACCGACAATGACATACCTAGCATTCACCATGGCGTGGGGAAGGCGGTGTACTTGATGTGGAATAACCAGTATGACTGCGCTCTAGAGCTGTTGCGCGCAAAGAAGGACAAGAACCCGCGCTACTCTCTCGAATGGGCCAACGTCAGCCTTGTCAAGTCCCTGATGAGCTCGACGAACGAGGAGCGCGAGAATCTGCTGGACCTCTTCAAAGCAGCGGATTCCTTGTCGACCTCGACCAAGTACAACAACCCCATGTTCtccgacgaggacgaggacgaggacgagcaaaccgaggaggaggacacgaCAAGCAAGCATATGAAAGGGGTGAAGAAAAGCAGGAAGAAGGCCTTCAAGGCCCGCAAAAAGGATGCGGCCAAGTGCGGCGAGTACTTTGACCAGACGTGGAAGCTCGAGTGTGATGTCATCTATGCCGACGCGCTCCTTATCCGCTCCATTTGCCAGCTGATGATGAACTCCTATATCAAGGGGGGCATCAACCTTCGCAAAGCGTGGGGGTGCTACTATTCCCTCATCCAGCAGGTGGAGCAAGACACCGAGAACAGGATTCCGCAGGAGTTGAAGATGTGCATCAAGTACGGTACCGGTACTTTCTACGCCTTTCTGGCACTCGTTCCAGCAAACCTGATGAAGTTGCTCAGCATCATCGGCTTCATCTCTGACCGTGACCTCGGTGAGCAGTACCTGACCGAAGTCTTTGAGAGCAACACGATCCGCTCTCCGTTTGCCGCTCTGGTACTCTGCACCTTATACCTTTTCCTTCCGACAGGCCTCGGCAACGTCGATGTAACCctgtcgcgcgcgcgccgcatTCTGGAGACGATGAACGCGCGCTACCCGAACAACACTTACTTCAATGGCTACGCCAACTTCTACTTCCGCAAAAAGGGCGAggtgatgccggcggtgcgcTCCATCACACTAGCTGCTGAGAATGCCGAGAAAGCCGGccttgtgccgctgctcatcaAGTACCTCTACGCCGACACTCTCTTCATGGACCAGCAGTGGTccgaggcgctggagcagtACCGCAAGATCCTTGATCACCTGTCAAATACAAAGGAAAAGTTTGCTTACACCGGGCAAGTCGTGCTCTCCGTGGCAGCGTGCTACGCAATGCTGAATGACGACCAGGAAGCCATGCTCTGGTTTAAGAAGGTCGACTCCATGTACAACCCCAAGTCCAAAAATGATTCCAACTCGCCGCGGTTCGCGAACCGCGTCATGGCGAACCCACGGTTGCTGCCACTCTCAGGTGTGTACATGCTCTACATCAACCGTGACCTGGCGCACATGAACCAGGCGCAGGGCGTCCGCGTCCTAGCCGAGCTAAAACGCGTGACGAAGGGCAAGGATTTGAGCGGACCGGAAGCGGAGAACATGTACAACCTCTTTGCTGGTGTCATTGAAAAGGGCAGCGACAACATCGATGCTGCATTTGCCTACATGAACAGCATTTTGGACAACGAAAAGAAGATCCCGCAGGATTCGATGATCTTGCCCTTCGCGTACTACGAGACAGGGGAAATGGAGTACCGCCGTGGTAACATGCAGAAGGCAAAGGAGCTGTTTGAGAAGGGGAGCAAGATAAAGGGCGACGGCAACGAAACGCTCTCTAACCGGTACAACATCGCCatgaagcagctgcgacgtGCAATGGTGGAGCGCGACGCGCAGTAGTGGCGATACCTACGCAGCAGGCCCTCCTCGCAGAAGTACGCCCCAATAATGATGTGGTGCAGACGTTTCCTTGGCACCACGCACGTTGCTCCAGTTCATCACAGTAGCATCTCTGCTCGTGTCTGTAGGcctttgcgtgtgtgtctgttaATCCtattcttctctcttcttttgcTTTGTGATTTGGGCTTTTCCCCTTTCGTATTTGTCCACTTTCTTTTATCACTTGCTCGCTTCCCCGcgtcttttccttcgttttTCATGCTGTTAGCACGCCAGTCTGCGACCCCTCTATCTTCCCCACTCTCCAGCGTCGCAGACATGGTTGCGATCGCTGTTGTGTGAATGAGAATGCGGCTTTGGCATATGGATTGTTGCGCCGTGGGTTGGTCACGGTGTTGCTAAAGCATCCTTTGCTGAGGTGTCTGCAGGCGTTTTGGTCTTACTGCCTGTGTCTGTGACGATAGGGAAATGAAGAGAAACACGCCAAGAAGGTTCAACTACACAATCAGCTCCATGCTTTACTACCAAGTTGCTGCATCTTCTACATGTATGGATACCCTATGCGGACACTTCCGCGCAGTACATTCTTTTTACTGGTCGTTCTTCTCTGGCAAAGCAAAGCTCGTGCACCTCAGTGCCTCAATTTGTGTATGTGCCTGAGTACTTAAAAAAATCATCGGAAAGGAGATGCAGACAGTAGATCAGGATAACAGCGAGAAGAACGCGGACGCGGGAAAGAATACGTGCACTCGTTATATGTCTTCACCTTGTTTTTAATGAGCACGGTGtagttcttttttttgttgcttTCACCCTTCGTTGTGCATCGCAAAACAGCTCATAGCTGTTTATTTCTCCTTCTCGCCATTGCAGTCCGTAATGACGCCGAGCACCTCACCCTGGCATCCGAGTGTCgtacccgcacacacacacacactctctctggGGACGTCCAGCAGCCTGCAGCCTGGGCtcaggtgtgtgtggctgccgACTCTTGGTGCCGGCGGACATGGCGTgactggcgctgcgcagaagGGACGTGCGGCCATGATCACGCTCGGATCGGCTCACTGAGAATCGCGTGGAGGATTCCACCACCTACACGCACGCCTGTCAGAGGCGCGCAGATTCAGTCGAAGGCGGACTGCCCCTGCCGCCCCAGGCTCATggcagcacccccccccccctgcactTAAACTGCAGTTATTTTGGTTTGACACGTCACTGCAGCAGAACAAAATCGGCACCTATCGacctgcagcaacagcaccatCCCGCCTAAGCTCGAGCAGAGgtaggaaagagagaaaaaacatAGGCTTCGCCAGACCGCAAAAGCTCACCATCGATTAATTGTACTCGCGCTTCGATAAAAAGTCACCAACAAACACACGCTACACACAGCCGTTGCAGTGAAGACGCTGAGAGTCACGAGTTCTGTCGACGCACGCAGCACAGATCCAGACAAGACAAAAAACACGCAAAGAGGACAAGAGACAAAGTGAAATTCAGAGGGCATTCAGAGGGATGAGAAAGGGTCTATGTACACGTCTCTGATGAACGAAATGCACGGGCCCATTAATAGGCATAAACGCCCTTCGATCATTTGTTTATATCACGCATGTTTTCTCGTGAATGCAGCACACCATTTGTACCACGAACCAGTCAGCAGATCCATGCATACCACCCACAGCCCACCGACCTCGGCTGCACTGCGGCTAAATCCTGGTCGTCCAGCACGCACCGTCCTGCCGTCGAATCGGGCCATGCAACCAGCGAGCTCTTCCAGCCTTTCTCCGCCCCTTCAGGACCCTTttgctcggcggcggcggcgcccgGCGTGCGGGTAGAGCAGGGGGGTGGCTCGCTCTGTGCTCTCACTGCAATGACGGTATTGTCGGCACTGATGGGCGTAGTGGTGCCCAACCTGCTCTCTGTACAGGTGACACAGAtgttggcggtggtgctcttTATGGTGTTCGGCGGAAAGATTCTTTACGACGAGCTGATTCGAAGGAAGGCTAATgacgaagagagcgaggacgAGATGTCggaggctgcagcggcttTGCGCCGTCGCGACCCGAACGATCCAGCCGAGACCGGTAGCGTGGCGTCGTCCACCTACATGAGCGCGCCGGCTCGTCGCTGGCGCACGCTGCTGAACCCTGTCATGGTAGAGGCGTTCACGCTAACCTTCGTTGCCGAATGGGGAGACCGTAGCCAGCTGGCCACCATTGCGTTGGCCGCCGCGAAGAGCCCGTACGGCGTCACCGTTGGCGGTATTCTCGGCCACGCCATCtgcaccggcggcgctgttcTGTGCGGTAACCTCGTCGCACAACGCGTGTCCATGAAGACAGTGANNNNNNNNNNNNNNNNNNNNNNNNNNNNNNNNNNNNNNNNNNNNNNNNNNNNNNNNNNNNNNNNNNNNNNNNNNNNNNNNNNNNNNNNNNNNNNNNNNNNgccggcagcagccgccgctcTGTAGCAGGCCCCAGGATCTGTAGTGCGGGCACCGTGCGTATGCCCGGCCAAGCGCTGCTGGCACGGTGTGTCGCACCCAGGCATGGCACGCAGAGGTGAGAGGAGCAGGCGCGAAGAGGTCCGTGCCACTGAGCCCCGGAGTGCATGTGCGCGACACGCGCGGCGCCTCCTAGGTCCGACCGGGTGCGCTGATGTGGCACGGACGCTGCCTGCATGACGAGAGCGCCCCGAAGCCCGCGGCCGCGTTCGCCGAGCGCCGACGTGGCCCGCCTCCACGCCGCGTTACTGCCTACGGGCGGGTGAGTGTGCAGGGGGGTGCAGGGGCACCGAGGACCCTGACCGGCAGCTGGCCGACCTCCTCCCCGAGCTCATGCGGCACGCGCCGgggccacccacccccctgcTCTACCCGCACGCcgggcgccgccgccgccgagcaaAAGGTCCCTGAAGGGGCGGAGAAGGGCTGGAAGAGCTCGCTGGTTGCATGGCCCGATTCGACGGCAGGACGGTGCGTGCTGGACGACCAGGATTTAGCTGCAGTGCAGCCGAGGTCGGTGGGCTGTGGGTGGTATGCATGGATCTGCTGACTGGCTTGTTGTACAGTGGTGTGCTGAGATGTTTGGACTGTGCAGCTGttagacacacacagaaggaCGTTGTGTCTGCTGTCACGCGTTTCCCAGTGCTCCGTTCCGTCCCCCCAGCGTTGTCTGTAGGTGCTTTgcgtcgttttttttttttattctGAATGCGCCAACGGTGGCGTATTTGCCCGTGTGAATTTGTCGTGAGGTGTTGTGTTTAGAGCGCTTTGTCCTTTGTTGTACCATTTTAGTCCTTTTTtcgccctctttctctct includes the following:
- a CDS encoding putative membrane protein, which codes for MTVLSALMGVVVPNLLSVQVTQMLAVVLFMVFGGKILYDELIRRKANDEESEDEMSEAAAALRRRDPNDPAETGSVASSTYMSAPARRWRTLLNPVMVEAFTLTFVAEWGDRSQLATIALAAAKSPYGVTVGGILGHAICTGGAVLCGNLVAQRVSMKTV